Proteins co-encoded in one Apteryx mantelli isolate bAptMan1 chromosome 4, bAptMan1.hap1, whole genome shotgun sequence genomic window:
- the CHST14 gene encoding carbohydrate sulfotransferase 14, which translates to MLMFAVIVASSGLLLMIERGILAEVRPPPLHPGGEPPRRRVAVAAADGGDLEHQVLQDTRNRTIRAVCGRRAMPRSVWDLPPGQRRTVLKHLLVSDKYRFLYCYVPKVACSNWKRILKVLDGALESVDVKLKMDHKSDLVFLGDMKPDEISYRLKNYYKFIFVRNPMERLLSAYRNKFGEIKEYQLKYGMEIVRRYRKNGGQSAGDDVTFSEFLRYLLDEEAERMNEHWMPIYNLCQPCAVRYDFIGSYERLNADANYVLEQVQSPSFIRFPERQSWYKPVTAETLHYYLCNTQRRLIKELLPKYILDFSLFAYPLPNITSEFCRQ; encoded by the coding sequence ATGCTCATGTTCGCCGTGATCGTGGCCTCCAGCGGGCTGCTGCTCATGATCGAGAGGGGCATCCTGGCCGAGGTGAGGCCGCCGCCACTGCACCCGGGCGgcgagcccccgcggcggcgggtgGCGGTGGCCGCAGCGGATGGCGGCGACCTGGAGCACCAGGTGCTGCAGGACACCCGCAACCGCACCATCCGCGCCGTGTGCGGACGGCGGGCCATGCCCCGCAGCGTCTGGGACCTGCCTCCCGGCCAGCGGAGGACCGTCCTCAAGCACCTCCTGGTCAGCGACAAGTACCGCTTCCTCTACTGCTACGTCCCCAAGGTGGCCTGCTCCAACTGGAAGCGCATCCTCAAGGTCCTGGACGGGGCACTGGAGAGCGTCGATGTCAAGCTCAAGATGGACCACAAGAGCGACCTGGTCTTCCTTGGCGACATGAAGCCTGACGAGATCAGCTACCGGCTGAAGAACTACTACAAGTTCATCTTTGTGCGAAACCCAATGGAGAGGCTCCTGTCGGCCTATCGGAATAAATTCGGAGAAATCAAGGAATACCAGCTCAAGTACGGCATGGAGATAGTGAGGCGGTACCGCAAGAACGGGGGGCAGTCCGCGGGCGACGACGTGACCTTCTCCGAGTTTCTGCGGTACCTGCTGGACGAGGAGGCTGAGCGCATGAACGAGCACTGGATGCCCATCTACAACCTGTGTCAGCCCTGCGCGGTGCGGTACGATTTCATTGGCTCGTACGAAAGGCTCAACGCGGATGCCAACTATGTGCTCGAGCAAGTGCAGTCGCCCTCTTTCATCCGCTTCCCGGAAAGACAGTCGTGGTACAAGCCCGTGACAGCAGAGACGCTACATTACTATCTATGCAATACTCAGCGCAGGCTTATAAAAGAACTGCTGCCAAAATACATCCTGGATTTTTCCTTGTTTGCCTATCCTCTTCCAAACATAACCAGCGAATTTTGCAGGCAATGA
- the BAHD1 gene encoding bromo adjacent homology domain-containing 1 protein, translating to MTHARKKQLFLLKHPARSADQASSPTGCRRMDRTEAECGDQRDEETTEAPNCPSGFVGTSKGKNLQEVRKTYPLRKRLLPSVNKKTCKVLLTRLEDVAGSLSKESQSCRKKDLPSWMEGFGPALFSEQVQSVGAGKSDSSGEKCTITYPGTEQELDAAPSEPRKRRLASLNAEAVNNLLFERDDGLLSGRRFRRDSVKASGDCTVKSLHCKAGDNWPALEKNAVKTGKGKNRNEPRQKCNSCDHALDEVFDEGTKKEDGAISYHPTPKRLASLNAVAFLKLTHEKDQPLKQRNKSDGEGKSENHCSKSTLKWAKANRKNCVKPKKDMSSLKMEGQHGWRGLALGAFGKADQQDSSRLYGTTEPVPYESLSNSYASPEGFYHRLPLLMGGQASMKPEYGRPGEKSPTPKQEFHQPSFPVQQFPPLPVPGNHTDCGCLYESSDLTPLNGFYVYYGQSGYSGYSHCSVYSKDELSQSATCEGLLVSPGSLPSGAHFQPLHWCSSPYCCGEGTAINSYSVCGVVHVPEGRISSVHAGRNSYPYKMPFAAEGCKSLDQLNLTIPVAGHPASPAHPLSGCPVPSVPPAAEPVPHLQTPNSDPQTMARECPQSSKPPSGSKSGLRNTTGCLHASDSKAAGGHSHPKQQRISRRRATNGWIPVGTACEKAVYVVNEPEPAVRKSYQAVERDGEIIRVRDTVLLKSGPRKKSMPYVAKISALWEDPKTGELMMSLLWYYRPEHTQGGRNPSMHQNEIFASRHQDENSVACIEEKCYVLTFAEYCRFCALAKRRVEGIPGRKTIMVPPSEEYSTPLHRKVPEDTDPELVFLCRHVYDFRHGRILKNPQ from the exons ATGACGCATGCCCGGAAGAAACAACTTTTCCTTCTGAAACATCCAGCTAGGTCTGCTGACCAAGCTTCGTCACCAACAGGCTGCAGAAGGATGGATAGGACCGAGGCAGAGTGTGGCGATCAAAGAGACGAAGAAACCACTGAGGCTCCAAACTGTCCAAGTGGGTTTGTGGGGACGAGCAAAGGCAAGAATTTGCAGGAAGTTCGGAAGACATACCCGCTGCGGAAACGGCTGCTCCCTTCAGTGaacaaaaaaacctgcaaagTGCTCCTCACCAGGCTAGAGGATGTTGCTGGATCTCTGTCAAAGGAGAGCCAGAGTTGTAGAAAAAAGGACCTTCCCAGTTGGATGGAGGGTTTTGGACCTGCCCTTTTCTCTGAACAAGTTCAGTCTGTGGGAGCAGGGAAGAGTGATTCCTCTGGGGAAAAGTGCACAATAACTTATCCGGGGACAGAGCAAGAACTTGATGCTGCTCCTTCAGAGCCCAGGAAGCGAAGACTAGCCTCGCTGAATGCGGAGGCAGTGAATAATCTGCTTTTTGAACGGGATGATGGTTTATTATCTGGCAGGCGTTTTCGGAGGGACTCTGTCAAAGCCAGCGGAGACTGTACCGTTAAGAGCTTGCACTGCAAAGCTGGTGACAACTGGCCTGCATTGGAAAAAAACGCTGTGAAAACAGGTAAAGGAAAGAACCGGAATGAGCCCCGTCAGAAATGCAATAGCTGTGACCATGCACTGGATGAGGTCTTTGATGAGGGGACAAAGAAGGAGGATGGTGCCATCTCCTATCATCCCACCCCAAAGAGACTGGCCAGTCTGAATGCTGTGGCATTTCTGAAGCTGACCCATGAGAAAGACCAACCTCTGAAGCAGAGGAATAAATCAGATGGCGAGGGCAAATCAGAGAACCACTGTTCAAAATCTACGCTCAAATGGGCCAAAGCCAATAGGAAGAATTGTGTCAAACCCAAAAAGGATATGTCTAGTTTAAAAATGGAAGGTCAACATGGCTGGCGAGGACTTGCTCTAGGTGCTTTTGGGAAAGCAGACCAGCAGGACTCCTCTAGGCTCTACGGGACGACAGAACCCGTCCCGTACGAATCGCTGTCCAATTCCTACGCTAGCCCAGAAGGTTTCTACCACAGACTGCCTTTGCTTATGGGTGGACAAGCTTCCATGAAGCCAGAGTATGGAAGACCTGGAGAGAAATCCCCTACTCCCAAACAGGAATTTCATCAACCTTCCTTTCCAGTGCAGCAGTTCCCTCCCTTGCCTGTGCCGGGAAATCACACGGATTGTGGATGTCTCTATGAATCCTCTGATCTGACTCCATTGAACGGGTTTTACGTTTATTATGGCCAAAGCGGATACAGTGGCTACTCTCACTGCTCGGTTTACTCCAAGGACGAGCTTTCACAATCTGCTACCTGTGAGGGGCTCTTGGTATCTCCTGGTTCCTTGCCATCAGGTGCTCATTTCCAGCCACTTCACTGGTGTAGCTCTCCATACTGTTGTGGAGAAGGAACGGCTATTAACAGTTACAGTGTCTGTGGAGTCGTGCATGTGCCAGAGGGCAGGATTAGCAGCGTGCACGCAGGACGGAACAGCTACCCCTACAAAATGCCTTTCGCAGCAG AAGGCTGCAAGTCTCTGGACCAGCTGAACCTCACAATCCCTGTGGCAGGGCACCCCGCGTCACCTGCCCACCCGCTCTCAGGATGTCCTGTACCCAGCGTGCCACCAGCTGCAGAACCAGTTCCTCACCTGCAGACCCCCAACTCTGACCCCCAGACCATGGCCCGAGAATGTCCGCAGAGCTCGAAGCCCCCCAGCGGCTCCAAATCCGGCCTCCGAAATACTACGGGCTGTCTCCATGCCTCTGACAGTAAAGCGGCAGGAGGCCATTCGCATCCAAAGCAGCAACGCATTAGCAGGCGGAGAGCTACCAATGGCTGGATACCCGTCGGCACAGCCTGCGAGAAGGCTGTCTACGTTGTG AATGAGCCCGAGCCGGCTGTTCGCAAGAGCTATCAGGCTGTGGAGAGAGATGGGGAAATTATCCGGGTACGAGATACAGTCCTCTTGAAATCAGGACCCCGGAAGAAATCTATGCCATATGTTGCGAAGATATCGGCGTTGTGGGAAGACCCCAAAACAG GGGAGCTGATGATGAGCCTCCTGTGGTATTACAGACCGGAGCACACTCAGGGAGGCCGCAATCCCAGTATGCACCAG AATGAGATCTTTGCATCCCGGCATCAGGATGAAAACAGTGTTGCCTGCATAGAGGAGAAGTGCTACGTGCTGACCTTTGCAGAGTACTGCAG ATTTTGTGCCTTGGCAAAGCGTCGCGTCGAAGGGATCCCAGGCAGGAAAACCATTATGGTTCCTCCCTCAGAGGAGTACTCCACACCTCTGCACCGCAAGGTGCCCGAGGACACTGACCCTGAGCTGGTTTTCCTCTGTCGTCACGTCTACGATTTTAGACATGGGCGCATCTTGAAGAACCCGCAGTAG